The sequence TTAACCCCACTCTCTCTAAATGCAATCATTAAGAGGTCTAAACTACTCCCTCTTTCCCCCCTACCATCCAACTACTGGGGTAGAAACTTTTCTATTACcagtgtgttaaaattgagtgTCGCTCCCGGGAAGTTTCGTCACGGGCTTTTCAAAACTCTTTGGTTATTACAATTTCATGCGGAAACTAAACTGAACCTAGCCTTCTTGTCTTAGTTTCcccccgggtcgaaactaaatattttcacttcaattGCCAACCCTGGTTCCGGATTACAATACCAGTTATTTGCGACGGAGGCGTAGTTTATCGGCATTACCAAATCTCCTTCAATTCGATACTCCTTTTTTCTCCATGGAGATAAGATTTTTCTGTCCGGGGTGGCACCATAGACAATAGGTTTAATATCTTTTCACCATCACGGGGGTGAACTTACAGGGGTAGTATACGCCTTACGGGGTAGTATACGCTAAGTGTCAATAGAGCTTACACGGACGAAAACTCTTAGAGAGCGCATTCGACAGATTGAAGCTAGTAATAATTgacaaataaatactatttttgctAGAAATCAGTAGAAGGTAAAGGAAATGAAAGAGATCAGGTTTTATCAAAGGAGATTTTTAATACTGAAAGTGTGCATAATAATATATCATGCAAATTCTCACAGCCATGTAAATTTTATCTTTACCAGTTTTCGTGCAAAAATTATTGCTTTGCAAATCCACCACATGCTCAAAAACAATATGCATGTCAAATTTAGGCGTTAAATTAAGTTTTTACTCCCTTGTGAGACGTCAAAATTAGATTGAGTTAGATAAAATGATCACCTTAAATGTAGTGATGCTGCAAAGGTTAAAAGTAATTGGTCGATTAAAGTAGTATaactttgaacgtaggttttcgcagcgaggggcatcgttgataatggcttccgggtgcagctgcgtgttgcgctttgtcgtgcaagctttcgcgaccgttgcaggacgcatcatcaggcgatgaatgaaattacggaaatcggtggtcaattaatatactcgtccacctcccctatccaccggagtagtgggggaggggggcggagttgacatcagcagaactctcacccctgtccttgagcggcgagcggactcttcttgtctagcgaataaccttgttggcaacatattcgtcgtcttctctttcggaaaatcgttttccgaaagagaagacgacgaatatgttaccaacaaggttattcgctagacaagaagagtccgctcgccgctcaaggacaggggtgagagttctgctgacgtcaactccgcccccctcccccactactccggtggatgggggaggtggacgagtatattaattgaccaccgatttccgtaatttcattcatcgcctgatgatgcgtcctgcaacggtcgcgaaagcttgcacgacaaagcgcaacacgcagctgcacccggaagccattatcaataAAGTAGTATAATTTCTGTAATGTGTTATAAAATTTCAGAGCTAGTAAACTTTACGCCTCCAATCCAACTCTTACACAGCCAGCAGGGATGAGTTTAAACCCTTTGTATTAGCCAAGGCAAAGGTTATGAATTACACATTCATGGCTATAAAACTCTTATAGTAGCACGTAAAAAGAgacattaaattttacaattggACACTTAATGATTGTCCCGTCGGTATCTAGTCCTAGAACTATAGTCTAGGATTGGAGGGAAAATTCTTGAGATTCCATCGGTGGAACCATTGGTCAAGGCTCTATTAAAAAATTCACTCATATGTTGCACCACTACACAACGTCATTATCTTTCATTCCCTTTCTTTCTTGAAGAACGTACTTGTAGAGCAGCGCTGAGCACACGGCGCCGAGAATAGGCCCCACCCAGTAAACCTGGAATGCAAAAACAGTCTTAGATAAAATGCCCAGAAATTTGCATTGCAGTACAGGCATAATagggtgaaatattttatttctataatgaCAACAATTTGAATAAGATTCTGTGATGTTGCCCTGCAAGTGCAGGATTTAATCCCAAGTGGTATGATCTTCGAAATCATCACACTAAGTCTCAAgtatctacatcttcataataacctgcgaggcacctctaggatgtttgggagggggtgacaaatcaccaacatgaagcatgcaagaggaccgccacatgcacaccgtacggtcacagaaatattacgcatactagcaaaatatacatgcttattcataaaaaaattgctaatggttagtaattcctagagcatatacatgcaaggttagaactatgaaaaaaacatgcaatgagtgatcctagcgagcgacgccattaatcctaacaattgagacaacgttgctatccttaacagtacgagggaagaatgacaatttaaatctctgttttgcagtctattcctttaattttattctcatgatcacgtctactatagtacgatggtaaacgaaggatgtgattcacgtcgtcaaGTATGCTTTCTAAGTACGTATATACCTAAAAAAATCTATAGCTTTGACATTTCAATGCGTACATTAATAAGATGCCTTGGCCTCTTCGATAAGTTTCACCGGAGGGAAACTTATTGTTCCATTACGAAAATCTGAAGTCCTCTACGCGGGTCATAGTCAAAATGTGACGATACAAAATTCGATTACCGTTCCTACAACCAACTAATTACTTCAGCTTTGTAAATACACATTATACAAGGATTTACTTTAGTCTACTCACCCTGATCATAAAATTTCAGGATTATtggcaaaattaaagaaaaacagggCAAGAGGTCATCATCTTAATATTCACCCCTTACACCAGATTTAAAACACCAATGATGTTgaaaaattcaactgcctttgaAAGGTGCATGCATACCTAATTTTTGTCTATGCAGGAAAAACCACGATTTTTGGTTCACTCACCCAGTGTTGATCCCAGGCACCGGCAAGGGCAGCGGACCCGAAACTTCTGGCGGGATTCATTCCACTTCCCGTGTAAGGCACCTGCAAGAAAATTTACTTCATTCAATCCGGAAACATTGATTACTATTATAGGTGGTCACGATTGATCTCAGGAGAGGTGAAGTTGCCCAGGATGTTATGAAAAGAATACACCCGGTGGGCGAAATACCGGAAAATGGTCCAAAAACATGTAGTGACTAGACATTAATGATGCATAAGCGTACACAGTAAAGGAATTGTGACCATTGTTGTGAACTATAACTAGTTCAACTATTAATTCCACTTTCGGGGAATTTTGGAGTATTACTAATTCCTCATTTGAAAGTAGCAACAAATGCTTCATTTAAACATTAATATTCCTAACTTAAGATATATTCTTCTAAACAATGTTCTGCAACTGCTAATTAAGGTAACGGATAAAAACTTCCATAATACTCTTCACCCAGAAAGAGAATATCGTCATCACTATCTAATGGAAAGACGTAGAGCATGGATTTCAAGTAGATGGCTCAGAAATACATCAAACTAGGTCGAATCTGAAATATTTCGGCGAAAATACTCACGGCAAACAAGTGGCATGTGCCGACTGCTAGTCCAATGGCCAGAGGTCCGGGAGAAGCCGCCACTTTGCTGCATCCGATGGGCTCCTTAGCGCCCAAGTCACAAACTGCATGAACCACAAGGACGAGGACAGCACTCACTAGAGCTTCCACGATTAGGCCCTGGCCGGCAGTCACAGAGCGACCCAAGGAAACGCTACCCAGACCCAGGGCGCCTATATCATCCGGAGTCATGGCCTGgaaaaattggtgtgaaaaaaagaagtatgtaGTAGTAATCCGCATATTTTATTGCATACGGTTTTCTCAATCAGTAACTTCCTTAATGTTTACCTCCCATTATTACGACTTTCAACGATTAATTATACCACTGGTGGCTATTTCGCCATTTTCCGCCGAACGCCTGAGAGGAACAAGGCGAGATACCGATGACGCAGCAATGGTCATTAGCATACAGGACCTACCCGAAACAACAGGGCCATCCCTATGTAACTAAGCCCGACCCTTTTATTTATGATACTTTTAACTGAAGAAAGCAGTTACGTGGTATTAATGACAATGGATTTTGCAAAAGTTGTTGCCTActccaatatttttatacattgaaCATAAATCTTCGCTTTGTTTTGTGCATTGGCAATTTTTAAAGGTAATGTCAGCGATACATATAACTGACTTTTGTGTTTAATgtcttagtaccttgtgtttTCTAACGTCGTTGTCATCAACGctagaaatctgtttaaaatGCTTCCATGAAAAAAAGATGTTATTCTTAAAGAAGAGCAAACTACTGAAAATCAAAGCAATATTCTATTTAAAAACCCACCGGTAACGCAATAAATTGACCATGGACTCCAGCCAAGATTGGGTTAGAGGACCTGCACCAGCGGccgttgagttgggtcccaaatcggaGGGAGTGAAGCTCCTCccaaaagaattaaattaaaaaacagtATAATAATAAAAGATCCGTAAAGAGCTGTATATGTACCACTGCTCTTAAGACTGAAAACGTTATCTTCTCTTAGGCACCAAAGAGTGAAAGAGGCTAATCACTTTCTATCCGTCCCATCTTGACCCTTTGCTGCAAGTCATCGTTCAAACTTTCGTTAGTCTTATGGCATGTTCAAGGCATGGAAAAgaactttaaaaacatttctttatcCCAAATATAAGAAAATCGTTATCGCAAAAACATTTTGGTATTAACTTAAAAATCCGAGATTAGAAGATTATACATAGAGTGACGAGGATCATTTGAATTTAATTCACAACTTTAATAtggttaattgaaatttaaactaGCAATTAGACAAGAAAAATAATCTAGGGAGATGAATGAGGTGCATCGACCTCTCCAGCGCAGCCATTTTAGTCTTCACGATTAAATACTGCTCATATCATCCCGAAATTTTCAGGTTTCCAACAGGCTTTTGTCAATATTCGTCTAACTTCAATAAAGAATATAATTAATCAAAAGGGGATAGTATTTCCATGCctaaaatgcaaacattttcgATAGCTGCCATTCGCAATAGCCTCAAAAGGTGTGAGAATAAATGTTCAAATTAGCAATTCgttccaaaaataaaaacgtCGCCGTGGTGGATTACTTTACCTACGGAAGACGTTCAAGCCTTTCGCGATGAGCAGTATATGATACCACTGTACGtcactattaatattaaatgtgCCATTTCCCAGCTAAATAATAGTTCCAGTTAATAAATTTTAGAGGAATGAGTATGTTAACGCTGCTGAGAGaagcaaattattgaaaataattcttcGTCGCGATACTTTTAAACTAGTGGAATTTACATCAGCCAATGCAGATGGTTTATCCCGCATACGTATGCGATCTAAAGGACAAAAGGTTCAGATGTCATATCACACGCCACGAAGCCCATCCAAATTTTAGACTAAAATGAATATCGAAATTACCCCTTACTGCTGAAGTACATTGAACAGACTACCAAAGGATTGTCTCAGCTCAcgtcaatgaaaaaattagagagcagattgaaagaaaaatatttaaatgggaTATGTCGCAATGCGTAGTCCCGCACCGCTTGGTTCCCAAATAATTCAAAGCAATATAAGCGATAAATGACCCAGGTTCAATTAAGGTACCACtaaagacacttgataaatgccCTATCACAGTAGACTAACATTGGCAACGAATGGTACTTACCTGCAGAACAGCAGCACCGACGACCGCACCCACGCATTGCGCCACGATATATAGAATTGTGCGAAGCAGAGTCACTTGGCCAGAGACAAGCAGCCCAACTGTGACAGCGGGGTTTATATGGCCACCACTCACATGCCCCGTAACCtgaataatagaaataaaattaattaaaaaagaactcTTCAACCTCTGGTACGAAAAATGATAGATTTGCACACCATTCAATCACTAAATATACAAATCCGAACTACAAAATTTCTTAGTTTCTTCTTTCAAGGAATTTTAACAAAAGTCGATAGACTTCAGTTCTAATTCTGTTCTTTTTCTGTTTGCTATTTCGAAGAAACAAACGGCAGAATGCAGATGGTGAATGAAACTCCATAGAACGAAAATTCATCCCTTAATTTGCGCGTCCCTCTACATAGACATCTGGGCTTATAATTTTTTAACCCAGGATATGTCTGGGATTTACCCGCGGAGACATTGGCCTATAGCATGGACATAGGGCTCTACGAGTAACCAATTAAGGACGAGTAGTAAGATGGAACGAATAGGACCAATGGACCTAAGTGCTCAGGTAACACCTGCCCTGGTTCCACTGGCAAGGAAATTAATGTAAGTGGAATGAAATCCATTACCATCATTAAATCCAAATGGTTTcaagtatttcattgaaatttacgAAATTTACGAGGTCAAAGTTAAACCCATATTTGTCTTCATTCGCCATAGATTAGTCATGGAAAAGTCTATGGCGGATTACAACAACATTCTAAACTTAAGTGAAAAAGAAAACCTCTTTCACGACATGGTGCGACTGTTGAATTGTGACAGGAAACAATTTCACATCGTCCTCCGATGTTGATggatattacattacattttcattaaaaacgcATAAATGACAAAGTTACACCAACCTGCACCATGGCTGCAACGGTGAGTCCGAAGCAGAGAGCGATGTGGAGGATGGATGGGGCGTAGTCTTCGCTCCAGCCTCGGGAAGTAGACCCGCATCCCACGAGTACGAGGAAGAAGGTGCCGATGAACTCTGCAGCCAAGGCGCGCAATGTCGAGCGGCCGGACACGTCGGACAGACCGATGAAATTGAGGAGAGCAATACTGCTTGGGCCCTTCATTCTTCAACTGGATTTCGACCGAGTTAACTGTTTGGAATTGGAATCAAACATTAGATTTCCAATTTATACAGTTTTCCATTCAATATAAATTAAGATTAAAGTATTTTATCTACATGGTACATTACAAGGCAcaaccagggtgtgtggcacggggtggtTACActccaggcatgcagcactcatcctagtcttatgcccagtttcaccaacacggataatattctctgttatctcagttttcaaaaactcttaaaattattatctcaaaatGTGAGGAtggtgtttcaccaacgacgttttatcttagttttcaaaaaccgagatcatcagaataaatgatttggatcttacgtttttcataactctgacgtggcaAAAATAAATGACTAATCAACCGTATGAtatggaatcagctttaatagCCGGTAAGTGTGCAATCAAGTTCAGAGtgagaaaatgaacagcaacagtgttaatattgacaatgagagttagaaaagttaaaaatttaactttttcgtggaaggatttattaatttgccttgcCGAATACCACGCacgagtaattaaaaaaaaaaggggggaaCCGCGTTTGGCAAAAGCAAGGAATCAAACGCACTCGCTCTCCtgacacaggccaagcactcaggacaacgacacgcgttCAAACCAGAATCAGGAGAGTGAGAAGGACCGGAACATGCtaacatgcaaataaaactaccagatttttaacaaaaactgcttaataaaaaaaaatatttttgctacttGAGGTGATGTCAAATTTTCTCaagcttaaaaaaatacagacttTTACAGGCCTGCCATTTACGTCCATACTTCCAGCACTAGCTAGACCTTACGACTTATAATACAAGTTTAGTAATTCTATTCATCTAAGAGGCTTCCAAAGGTAATTAAATGGATACGCACAGCTTTTCTCTTGCGAACGTGAGtagaaatttataaaagaaacttTACAGCACCTCAGGCGCCCACTTCTGGGGAACTTTAGAAAACAATTCAAACAAAGGAAGGTTATGTTAGTAAAATTTTTCTCACGACAGCAGTTACTGAACGAGGTGCATTTAAATTTCTACACATTGAATACACTAAGAATTAAGAACATTTTCACGCTCATGAGAAGTTGACGAATCCGTTTAGTATTCTAACGGTAAGAAGATTGATTACGTGTGAAGATGAGCCTGATGAACAGAGTTCGGAATTGTCAAGTTCCACTTTGTGCTCTTAGAACTGAGGAAAATATTCCTTGCCTTaggtataataaatttaaatattaaattttttggcCGTCTACAAATTCTAGAAACAACAATGTACTGCTGGTAGAAATTCACTAAAGCCCTATGCACCCCACGTGATATACCAGATTGCCGAGGTTTTACTTCCAGTTTCAGAATACATTCCATAGAATTATTAAGTAGCTCAAAATACCATTCGTGCCATGTCATAGGAAATTACGAGAAAGAAAGCATAAATTTGAAACCAAACATTTTACCACCCTTACAAGCAATTTACCTGTCCATCGAAAGATGCTACGAGCAAATAACTTAATGCAATGTCAATTTAGGACTCTTGACAGCAGTTAACCGAATATTTGAATGTCACTACCTGCCATAAGAAATAAACTAATTCTCAAAATAATGATAGATTTTACTTCCAAATCAAATAGAAACATTAATGATTGGCATTTTCCCCGACTCGATTAAGAGAACTTCGTAGTTGCGCGCAGAAATGCGGGCAGCTCAGT comes from Ischnura elegans chromosome X, ioIscEleg1.1, whole genome shotgun sequence and encodes:
- the LOC124171650 gene encoding aquaporin AQPAe.a-like, whose translation is MKGPSSIALLNFIGLSDVSGRSTLRALAAEFIGTFFLVLVGCGSTSRGWSEDYAPSILHIALCFGLTVAAMVQVTGHVSGGHINPAVTVGLLVSGQVTLLRTILYIVAQCVGAVVGAAVLQAMTPDDIGALGLGSVSLGRSVTAGQGLIVEALVSAVLVLVVHAVCDLGAKEPIGCSKVAASPGPLAIGLAVGTCHLFAVPYTGSGMNPARSFGSAALAGAWDQHWVYWVGPILGAVCSALLYKYVLQERKGMKDNDVV